The DNA sequence GAAACCCGAGGAACGGGGCCGGCACCGCGGGGAAAACGCCGAGCCCGGGCGGGCGGGGGCGACCTGGGGAATTTCCGGCCCGCACGGCGAGGTGACGCGACACCGCGGGGTGTCCGGACGACAGGCAGGCCGTACGGCATCCGGGCGGAAACGGTCCGGCGCGCGCCGCGCCGTCGCGGACGCGCCGCCGACCGCGGGCCGCACGGCCGGTGAGATCAGACGAGCAGGGGAATCGTGACCGCGGCGCCGTTCGCCGGCGCGCCGGTCATGGTGTCGAGGCGGCGCAGGATCACGCCCTCCCGGAGCGCCCACGGGCACAGCTCCAGCTCGGGCAGCTCGAACAGGTCCATGGCGGCGTCCGCGACGATCGCCCCGGCGAGCAGCTGCGGGGCGCGGGCCGCCGACACGCCGGGCAGCTGGGCGCGCTCGGCCGCGGGCATGCGCGCCAGCCGCGCGGTCCACTCGCGCAGGTCGTCCCGGCGCAGCACCCGCTTGACGTAGGGCCCCTCGGCGGAGGGCGCGGCCCCGGTGATCCGGGCGAGCTGGCGGAACGTCTTGGAGGTGGCCACCGCGTGGTCGGGCCGGCCGTACCGCAGGATGCCGCCCGCGACCCGGCCGAGCTCGGCGCGGACGTACCGCCGCAGCCGCCGTACCTCCTCCTCCGGCGGCGGGTCGGCGGTGAGGTGGGTGCGGGTGAGCCGCCCGGCGCCGAGCGGCAGCGAGACGGCGGCGTCCGGGTCCTCGTCGATGCCGGTGGCGAGCTCGAGCGAGCCGCCGCCGATGTCCACCACGAGCAGCCGCCCGGAGGACCAGCCGAACCAGCGGCGCACCGCGAGGAAGGTGAGCCGCGCCTCGGCCTCCCCCGGCAGCACCGGGATCTCCAGCCCGGTGCCGGCGGCGATGCGTGCGAGCACCTCCGGCCCGTTGGCGGCGTCCCGCAGCGCCGAGGTGGCGAAGGCGAGCAGGTCCTCCACGCCCTTGTCCTCGGCGATGCGCAGCCCGTGCTCGATCGCCTCGCGCAGCCGCCGCTCGCCCTCGGCCGACAGCCGCTCGCCGTCCGCCATGTGCTCGGCGAGCCGCAGCTCGGACTTGTGGGAGTACGCCGCCAGCGGGCGGGCGCCCGGGTGGGCGTCGACCACGAGCATGTGGACCGTGTTGGAGCCCACGTCGAGTACGCCAAGTCTCATATGCGCAACGTACTACCCGCGCGCCCGCCGCCGATGTCCCCGGGCGGGGCGCGCCGCCTAACCCCCGAGGACGGCGATCAGGACCCCGACCGCCACGAAGATCAGGCCGAACGCCGCGAAGAGGACGCCGTGCAGGCCGCCCCTGCCCGAAAGCCGGTCGACGCGCACCTTGCCGGGGTCGGCCGGGTCGTAGAGCACGTACACCGCCTCGCCGACGAAGCCCACCGGCGGGAAGGAGGCGAAGACCGACTTCGCCTCGACCGGCGTCCCGTCGAGCGTGGTGAACGCGACCACCGGCCGGTACAGCGTGCTGGAACCGCCGCCCGAGAAACTGCTCAACTCCACGATCCGGCCGGGCACCCGTACCGCCCGGCGCCGGAACCGCCGGGCGTTGACCACGATCCACGTCCCGGCGATCACGCACGCGAGCCCGGAGAGGCCGAAGATGAGAGCGGTCTGGTACGGCTCAGGCACCACCTGCTCACTCCCGATGGCGTGGCGGCGGGTGCCGCCCGTGCCGCGGCAGGGCGGGCACGGCGGGAGGCGGGCACCCGCCGCGGGTCATCCGTCCTGCGGCCCGCCGCTGCCGGCCGCCGTCAGAGTCCGCCCCAGACCTCTTGGGCGGTCTCGACGATGAGGCGGAGCTTGGCGACCTGCTGCTCGTGGGTGAGGGCGTTGCCCTCGACCGTGGAGGAGAAGCCGCACTGGCCGGAGATCGCGAGCTGGTCGATGTCGATGTACTTGCTCGCCTCCTCGATGCGGCGCTTGAGCACGTCCTTCGACTCCAGCTCGCCGCGCTTGGTGGTGACCAGGCCGAGCACCACCATCTTGCCCTTGGGCACGAACCGCAGCGGCTCGAAGCCGCCGGAGCGCTCGTCGTCGTACTCGAGGAAGAAGCCGTCGACGTTGAGCTCGTTGAACAGCGCCTCGGCCACGAAGTCGTAGCCGCCGGAGGCGGCCCAGGACGAGCGGAAGTTGCCGCGGCACATGTGGGTGGTGATCGTCATGCCCTCGGGCTTGTTCGCGACCGCGGCGTTGATCTGCTTGATGTAGCGCAGGTGGAGGTGCTCGGCGTCCTCGCCGCGCTCGGCGATCTGGGCCCGCTGCGCGGGGTCGTTGAGGTACGCGAGGCTGGTGTCGTCGAACTGCAGGTAGGTGCAGCCGAGCTCGCCGAGCCGCCGCACCTGCTCGGCGTAGACCGCGGCGAGGTCGGACCAGAACTCCTCGATGTCCGGATAGACGGACCGGTCGATGGCGGCGGGCCCGCCACGGTAGTGGACCATGTTCGGCGAGGGGATGGTGAGCTTGGGGGTCGCGGTGGTCACCTGCTCGGCGAGGAAGGTGAAGTGGTCCCCGAAGATCGTCTCCTTCAGGTGGAGCCGCTCGCCGACGTGCAGCGCGGCCGGGGTGAACTCGATCACGCCCTGCTCGTTGCGGAACCGCACCTTGATGGTGCCGGGCGCCTTGCCGATGCCGCCGATGCGGTAGATGAAGTCCATGTGCCAGGAGTCGCGGCGGAACTCGCCGTCGGTGGCCGACTTCAGCCCGACCTCCTCCTGCATCCGCACCACGTCCCGGATCGCC is a window from the Thermopolyspora flexuosa genome containing:
- a CDS encoding Ppx/GppA phosphatase family protein, with the protein product MRLGVLDVGSNTVHMLVVDAHPGARPLAAYSHKSELRLAEHMADGERLSAEGERRLREAIEHGLRIAEDKGVEDLLAFATSALRDAANGPEVLARIAAGTGLEIPVLPGEAEARLTFLAVRRWFGWSSGRLLVVDIGGGSLELATGIDEDPDAAVSLPLGAGRLTRTHLTADPPPEEEVRRLRRYVRAELGRVAGGILRYGRPDHAVATSKTFRQLARITGAAPSAEGPYVKRVLRRDDLREWTARLARMPAAERAQLPGVSAARAPQLLAGAIVADAAMDLFELPELELCPWALREGVILRRLDTMTGAPANGAAVTIPLLV
- a CDS encoding DUF3592 domain-containing protein yields the protein MPEPYQTALIFGLSGLACVIAGTWIVVNARRFRRRAVRVPGRIVELSSFSGGGSSTLYRPVVAFTTLDGTPVEAKSVFASFPPVGFVGEAVYVLYDPADPGKVRVDRLSGRGGLHGVLFAAFGLIFVAVGVLIAVLGG
- a CDS encoding 5-methyltetrahydropteroyltriglutamate--homocysteine S-methyltransferase, coding for MRTRPPFRADHVGSLLRPPALLKAREDFAAGRIDAQELRRVEDEAIRDVVRMQEEVGLKSATDGEFRRDSWHMDFIYRIGGIGKAPGTIKVRFRNEQGVIEFTPAALHVGERLHLKETIFGDHFTFLAEQVTTATPKLTIPSPNMVHYRGGPAAIDRSVYPDIEEFWSDLAAVYAEQVRRLGELGCTYLQFDDTSLAYLNDPAQRAQIAERGEDAEHLHLRYIKQINAAVANKPEGMTITTHMCRGNFRSSWAASGGYDFVAEALFNELNVDGFFLEYDDERSGGFEPLRFVPKGKMVVLGLVTTKRGELESKDVLKRRIEEASKYIDIDQLAISGQCGFSSTVEGNALTHEQQVAKLRLIVETAQEVWGGL